From Vagococcus jeotgali, one genomic window encodes:
- a CDS encoding amidase, which produces MKDATYYAELIRKKEVTPEELIDSVVRKAREHQDLHAFTELEPEFSQQLLQTKKSKVSQQPFYGVPFPIKDLGQNREGMAQTSGSRLFKGLKASETNSYMARIEDIGFVPLGVTTAPEFGFKNISDPACYNTTKNVWNKDYHAGGSSGGAASVVASGISPIAGASDGGGSIRIPASFSGLIGMKPSRGRIVTGPSSWRDWQGASVNFALTVSMRDTARLLDLLKPTNQISPFLMPQEHLPEKGRPLKIAVCVDSPIDSFVSDEAKLAVGNMVSLLESMGHSVEAIPYPVDGARLIRSYYKMNGGETANMMAGISQAIGRELTRDDMEPMSWTLYQYGLQLSAADYASSFNEWDEATFKMETLFEEYDLFLSPTATGIAPKIDEDLQSDKIREEMTRASELDKEELASLVYDMFEKSLAITPYTQLANLTGQPAISLPTHVTKQEEMPIGVQFMASKGNDQLLIDVGVLIEALGAFILPKAYR; this is translated from the coding sequence ATTAAAGATGCGACATATTATGCAGAACTAATTAGAAAAAAAGAGGTAACTCCAGAAGAATTGATAGACTCTGTCGTAAGAAAGGCTAGAGAGCATCAAGACTTACATGCCTTTACCGAGTTAGAACCAGAATTTTCACAACAACTCTTACAGACTAAAAAGAGTAAAGTATCACAACAGCCCTTTTATGGTGTTCCCTTTCCAATTAAAGATTTAGGACAAAATAGAGAAGGAATGGCACAAACATCAGGGTCTCGTTTGTTTAAGGGATTAAAAGCTTCTGAAACTAATAGTTATATGGCTAGAATAGAAGATATTGGTTTTGTTCCTTTAGGTGTTACAACAGCACCAGAGTTTGGATTTAAAAATATATCAGATCCAGCTTGTTATAACACAACAAAAAATGTGTGGAATAAGGATTACCATGCAGGAGGAAGCAGTGGTGGAGCAGCTTCTGTTGTAGCTTCTGGTATCTCACCTATTGCTGGGGCAAGTGATGGTGGAGGTTCTATTAGAATACCAGCTAGTTTTTCAGGACTAATAGGGATGAAGCCTAGCCGAGGAAGAATTGTAACAGGACCAAGTAGTTGGCGTGATTGGCAAGGGGCTTCTGTTAATTTTGCTTTGACAGTATCTATGAGAGATACTGCTAGATTACTTGATTTATTAAAACCAACTAATCAGATTTCACCATTTTTAATGCCCCAAGAACATTTACCTGAAAAAGGTAGACCGTTAAAAATTGCTGTTTGTGTAGACTCTCCAATAGACTCTTTTGTATCAGATGAAGCAAAACTTGCAGTAGGGAACATGGTTAGTTTACTTGAGAGTATGGGACATAGTGTTGAAGCAATTCCCTATCCAGTTGACGGGGCACGTTTAATCAGAAGTTATTATAAAATGAATGGCGGGGAGACAGCTAATATGATGGCTGGTATTTCTCAGGCAATTGGACGTGAGTTAACTAGGGATGATATGGAACCTATGTCATGGACTTTGTATCAATATGGCTTACAATTATCAGCTGCTGATTATGCCTCTTCATTTAATGAATGGGATGAAGCAACATTTAAAATGGAAACCTTATTTGAAGAGTATGATTTATTCTTATCACCAACAGCAACAGGAATTGCACCTAAGATAGATGAGGATTTACAGAGTGATAAGATTAGAGAAGAGATGACTAGAGCTAGTGAGTTAGATAAAGAAGAATTAGCAAGTCTAGTTTATGACATGTTTGAAAAAAGTCTAGCTATTACACCTTATACACAATTAGCTAATTTAACTGGACAACCAGCTATCAGCTTACCAACTCACGTAACCAAACAAGAAGAGATGCCAATTGGTGTTCAGTTCATGGCTAGTAAAGGAAATGATCAATTGCTGATTGATGTTGGAGTACTCATAGAAGCATTAGGTGCTTTTATACTACCGAAAGCTTATAGGTAA
- a CDS encoding DNA topology modulation protein FlaR, producing the protein MKIAMMGFSGSGKSTLTRYFSKTQDLPSLHLDQIQFIDNWKLRDRDEARQLVTHFLDENSSWVIDGNYSNFLRNRRVKEADMTIIFMYSPWRCLYRVLKRSHKYRGQVRPDMAKGCIEQLDFSFIWWVLYKGRKQKSFFLSLKTQHPGKVVILKRPKDLENYFNQIIK; encoded by the coding sequence ATGAAAATAGCTATGATGGGATTTAGTGGTAGTGGTAAGTCAACGTTGACTAGATACTTTTCTAAAACACAAGACTTACCTAGTCTACATCTAGATCAAATTCAATTTATAGATAATTGGAAACTAAGGGATAGAGATGAAGCCAGACAGTTAGTCACTCATTTTTTAGATGAAAACTCTTCTTGGGTGATTGATGGTAATTACAGTAATTTTTTAAGAAATCGTAGAGTTAAAGAAGCTGATATGACTATTATTTTTATGTATTCTCCTTGGCGTTGTTTGTACCGTGTATTAAAAAGGAGTCATAAATATAGAGGACAAGTACGTCCTGATATGGCTAAGGGCTGCATAGAACAATTAGATTTTTCTTTTATTTGGTGGGTACTTTATAAAGGAAGAAAGCAAAAGTCATTCTTTCTATCTTTAAAAACTCAACATCCAGGAAAGGTTGTCATATTAAAGAGACCAAAAGATTTAGAGAACTATTTCAATCAAATAATAAAATAA
- a CDS encoding LLM class flavin-dependent oxidoreductase — translation MLNNINPEKGMEFGLYTLGDHMTNPVTEKKISQEQRIKEIIELGVLADQAGIDAFGVGESHQTHFVSQGHTVILGALAQATKHIKLQSSATVLSVSDPVRVYEDFATIDLISGGRAEIVAGRGSRVGAYHLLGVDLQDYDDIFEEKLELLKLLNESQDPINWSGNYRKPLENAEILPQPTTGSIPLWRAVGGHPGSAIKAGYMGVPMMLTTLGGPAVNFTPAVSAYKEALSVSGYKVDDFPLGTTSLFYVGDTTQGALKDMYPYLNQGTKLLRGSDYPKQQFANAVDYRDALMVGDKNQIIEKLLYQYELFSMQRFSAQIDLGGMPFDKLMKNVEIIGQDILPAIKKHTKRK, via the coding sequence ATGTTAAACAATATCAATCCAGAAAAGGGTATGGAATTTGGTTTATATACTCTAGGAGACCATATGACAAACCCTGTTACAGAAAAAAAAATATCTCAAGAACAACGAATTAAAGAAATTATAGAGCTAGGTGTTTTAGCTGACCAAGCTGGCATTGATGCTTTTGGTGTTGGAGAGAGTCATCAGACTCACTTTGTTAGCCAAGGTCATACTGTTATACTAGGAGCTCTAGCTCAAGCCACAAAGCACATTAAATTACAAAGTTCTGCGACAGTTTTAAGTGTCAGTGATCCAGTTAGAGTCTATGAAGATTTTGCAACGATTGATTTAATATCTGGTGGACGTGCTGAAATAGTAGCTGGACGTGGTTCTAGAGTTGGAGCTTATCATTTACTTGGAGTTGACTTACAAGATTATGACGATATTTTTGAAGAAAAATTAGAATTATTAAAATTACTAAATGAGAGTCAAGATCCCATTAACTGGAGTGGAAATTACCGTAAACCTTTAGAAAATGCCGAAATTCTACCTCAACCAACAACTGGTTCTATACCACTTTGGCGAGCAGTAGGAGGTCATCCTGGTAGTGCCATTAAAGCAGGATATATGGGTGTTCCTATGATGTTGACTACTCTTGGTGGGCCTGCTGTCAATTTTACTCCAGCAGTATCAGCTTATAAAGAGGCTTTATCTGTGAGCGGGTATAAAGTAGATGACTTTCCACTTGGTACAACAAGTTTATTTTATGTAGGAGATACGACTCAAGGTGCTCTAAAGGATATGTACCCTTATTTAAACCAAGGAACAAAATTACTCCGAGGTTCAGATTACCCTAAACAACAATTTGCTAATGCCGTTGATTACCGTGATGCTTTGATGGTTGGAGATAAAAATCAAATTATCGAAAAATTACTTTATCAATATGAATTATTTAGTATGCAACGTTTCAGCGCTCAAATTGATTTAGGTGGTATGCCTTTTGATAAATTAATGAAAAATGTAGAAATTATTGGTCAAGACATTCTACCAGCTATTAAAAAACATACAAAAAGAAAGTAG
- a CDS encoding FAD-dependent oxidoreductase — translation MRTIIVGGVAGGMSAATRLRRLDEDMDIVIIEKGPYVSFANCGLPYYVSGEISNRDDLLVQTPEKLKARFNLDVRPNSEVIEVNPDKKEVVISHEGETYSLSYDKLVLSPGAKPFIPPLKGIDEADNLFTLRNVPDVDQVMTYIDEKHPKKAVVIGAGFIGLEMAENLAHRGIEVTIIEMAPHVLPTVDKEMAAFITNELKNKGVKVLTEQGVVEMEDHGHTLVLNNGAKIKTDLVLMSVGVRPENALAESAGIKLGMRGGILVDDTYQTNVDDIYAVGDAIIVKNQINNEDAMIALASPANRQGRQVADVIGGVKRQNKGSIGTAIVRVFDETIASTGLTEKQVKDLGYDYEVVHVEGKNHAGYYPGASPIVLKLIFNPTTGKIYGAQAVGHDGADKRIDVIATAIKGGLGVEDLPELELTYAPPFGSAKDVVNMVGYAALNLMEGIAKSIQLDELEEARESGVVLIDVRSKEEYDKGTIDGFINIPLNDLRERVSELPKDKEIILSCHSGQRSYIAQRMLSQMGYDAKNLDGSYLLYQAVNNSL, via the coding sequence ATGAGAACAATTATAGTTGGTGGCGTTGCTGGTGGTATGTCAGCTGCTACAAGATTACGTCGTTTAGATGAAGATATGGATATTGTAATTATTGAAAAAGGGCCTTATGTGTCATTTGCAAATTGTGGCCTACCTTATTATGTATCAGGAGAAATCAGTAACCGTGATGATTTATTAGTTCAAACACCTGAAAAGTTAAAAGCTCGTTTTAATTTAGATGTTAGACCTAATTCAGAGGTCATTGAAGTAAATCCAGATAAAAAAGAAGTAGTAATCTCTCACGAGGGAGAGACTTACTCGCTATCTTATGATAAATTAGTCTTATCACCTGGAGCAAAACCGTTTATTCCACCACTGAAGGGAATAGATGAGGCTGATAATTTATTTACTTTAAGAAACGTACCTGATGTGGATCAAGTCATGACTTACATTGATGAGAAGCATCCTAAAAAAGCTGTGGTGATTGGTGCTGGTTTCATCGGCCTAGAGATGGCTGAGAATTTAGCTCACCGTGGTATTGAAGTAACCATTATTGAAATGGCACCTCATGTTTTACCTACAGTAGATAAAGAAATGGCAGCCTTTATTACTAATGAATTGAAAAATAAAGGTGTTAAAGTTTTAACAGAACAAGGTGTGGTTGAGATGGAAGATCATGGTCATACTCTTGTGTTAAATAATGGTGCTAAAATTAAGACAGATTTAGTATTAATGTCAGTTGGAGTTAGACCTGAAAATGCTCTAGCTGAGTCAGCTGGTATCAAGTTAGGAATGCGTGGTGGTATTTTAGTTGATGATACTTACCAAACAAACGTTGATGATATTTATGCTGTAGGTGATGCGATTATTGTTAAAAACCAAATTAACAATGAAGATGCAATGATAGCCCTAGCATCTCCTGCTAACCGACAAGGTCGTCAAGTAGCTGATGTGATTGGTGGAGTAAAACGTCAGAATAAAGGAAGCATTGGTACAGCTATAGTTCGTGTCTTTGATGAAACGATTGCCTCTACTGGTTTGACTGAAAAACAAGTAAAAGACTTAGGCTATGATTATGAAGTGGTTCATGTGGAAGGAAAAAATCATGCAGGTTATTACCCTGGTGCTAGCCCAATTGTGCTAAAATTAATTTTTAATCCTACAACAGGTAAGATTTATGGAGCTCAAGCAGTAGGTCATGATGGAGCTGATAAGCGAATTGATGTGATTGCTACAGCGATTAAAGGTGGCCTAGGTGTTGAGGATTTACCAGAATTAGAATTAACATATGCACCACCATTTGGTTCAGCTAAAGATGTGGTTAATATGGTTGGTTATGCAGCCCTTAATTTAATGGAAGGTATCGCTAAGAGCATTCAGTTAGATGAGTTAGAAGAAGCAAGAGAATCTGGAGTTGTATTGATCGATGTGAGAAGCAAAGAAGAATATGATAAGGGAACAATTGATGGATTTATTAACATACCATTAAATGATTTACGTGAGCGAGTGTCAGAATTACCAAAGGACAAAGAGATTATTTTAAGTTGTCATAGTGGTCAGCGTAGCTATATTGCTCAACGTATGTTATCTCAAATGGGTTATGATGCAAAAAATCTTGATGGCTCTTATCTATTATATCAAGCAGTGAATAATTCATTGTAA
- the rpsP gene encoding 30S ribosomal protein S16: MAVKIRLKRMGSKKKPFYRMVVADSRSPRDGRYIEVVGTYNPLTNPATITVEEETILEWLSKGAQPSDTVRNILSREGIMKKHHEAKYTKK; the protein is encoded by the coding sequence ATGGCAGTTAAAATTCGTTTAAAACGTATGGGTTCTAAAAAGAAACCTTTTTATCGTATGGTAGTAGCAGATTCTCGTTCACCTCGTGATGGACGTTACATCGAAGTTGTGGGAACATATAACCCCTTAACAAACCCAGCTACAATTACAGTAGAAGAAGAAACAATCTTAGAATGGTTATCTAAAGGTGCACAACCTTCTGATACAGTTCGTAATATTTTATCTCGTGAAGGAATCATGAAAAAACATCACGAAGCTAAATATACTAAAAAATAA
- a CDS encoding KH domain-containing protein: MTDVKNLVLTIVRPLVSQPDAVELDVREENDFMEYDLKVSPEDVGRIIGKQGRVIKAIRTIVYSVRTTEPKRVRLNILSNDAEN; encoded by the coding sequence ATGACTGATGTAAAGAATTTGGTATTAACCATTGTCCGTCCGTTAGTTAGTCAACCCGACGCTGTTGAATTAGATGTGAGAGAAGAGAACGATTTTATGGAGTATGACTTAAAAGTTTCTCCAGAAGATGTCGGCCGAATTATTGGTAAACAAGGTCGAGTGATCAAAGCCATTCGTACCATTGTTTATAGTGTTCGTACAACAGAACCTAAAAGAGTTCGTCTAAACATACTAAGCAATGACGCAGAAAACTAG
- a CDS encoding NADPH-dependent FMN reductase has protein sequence MNIVLLSGSVVGSNTKAALTYVEEILKNKAPNATITFLDLAQYDVRFSDGRHYFEYEGDTKFVAETLMAADIILIGTPVFQASIPAPLKNIFDLLPVYGLRDKVVGILATAGSQKHYLVMEQQLKPILFYMKAHIVPTYVFIEEKDILRKKIINDDTLFRLDRLVEDTFDLREANAFIKEKKEAEFDF, from the coding sequence ATGAATATTGTATTATTATCAGGTTCAGTTGTTGGCAGTAACACTAAAGCTGCTTTGACTTATGTCGAAGAAATATTAAAAAACAAAGCCCCAAATGCCACAATTACTTTTTTAGACTTAGCTCAGTATGACGTTCGTTTTTCTGATGGTAGGCATTATTTTGAATACGAGGGTGACACAAAATTTGTCGCTGAAACTCTAATGGCAGCAGATATTATTTTAATCGGGACACCAGTCTTTCAAGCTTCTATTCCTGCTCCTTTAAAAAATATTTTTGACTTGTTACCTGTTTATGGTCTAAGAGATAAAGTTGTAGGTATATTGGCTACAGCTGGTAGCCAAAAACATTATTTAGTCATGGAACAACAATTAAAACCTATTTTGTTTTACATGAAAGCTCACATTGTCCCTACCTATGTCTTTATCGAAGAAAAAGATATCTTAAGAAAAAAAATTATCAATGATGACACTTTGTTTCGTTTAGATAGACTAGTAGAAGATACTTTTGATTTAAGGGAAGCAAATGCCTTTATTAAAGAAAAAAAAGAAGCTGAATTTGATTTTTAA
- a CDS encoding rhodanese-like domain-containing protein — MFLFKKVPSINQTELQAKLKGPIELIDVRSPEEYAQGHIAKAKNIPMERIKSYKGKGKPVYLICASGARSKRAAQQLIAEGIEAYNIDGGMMQFMGPVKVGKK; from the coding sequence ATGTTTTTATTTAAAAAAGTACCAAGTATTAATCAAACAGAACTACAGGCAAAATTAAAAGGACCAATCGAATTAATCGATGTGAGAAGTCCTGAGGAATATGCTCAGGGACATATTGCAAAAGCTAAAAATATTCCTATGGAGAGAATTAAGTCATATAAAGGAAAAGGCAAACCTGTTTATTTAATTTGTGCTTCAGGAGCAAGAAGTAAACGTGCAGCACAACAATTAATTGCAGAAGGTATAGAAGCTTATAATATTGATGGTGGCATGATGCAATTCATGGGACCAGTGAAAGTGGGGAAAAAATAA
- a CDS encoding NUDIX hydrolase: protein MTVFNTKSEEAHYYETKASEEEYLAWYKQQNFPSQDMPSITVDNVLFCYNREQDALKILLIKRKTHPFRGSWALPGGFVRRGEATTESCIRETKEETNVTITREHVEQLHTFSTPNRDPRGWVITVSYLAFIGEDPLEAGDEAQEASWFDLNRDEQLLTLTHGNEAHICLDLKTGESKGEDTLAFDHAEIIIKAFNRVCNKMYHEPQVLRVLGEDFTITEARKVYAKFLGVDFKMIDHSNFKKAMLPYFKEIGERSTGVGRPSKIYKLISDK from the coding sequence ATGACTGTTTTTAATACTAAGTCAGAAGAAGCCCATTATTATGAAACAAAAGCAAGTGAGGAAGAATACCTAGCCTGGTACAAACAGCAAAATTTCCCCTCACAAGATATGCCCTCTATTACAGTAGATAACGTTTTATTTTGTTACAACAGAGAACAAGATGCTTTAAAAATATTATTAATTAAAAGAAAAACTCATCCCTTTAGAGGTTCATGGGCACTGCCTGGTGGTTTTGTTAGGCGTGGTGAGGCAACGACCGAGAGTTGTATTAGGGAGACAAAAGAAGAAACCAATGTTACTATCACAAGAGAACACGTAGAACAACTTCATACTTTTAGCACACCAAATAGAGATCCTCGTGGTTGGGTGATTACAGTAAGTTATCTAGCTTTTATTGGAGAAGACCCTCTTGAAGCAGGAGATGAAGCACAAGAAGCTTCATGGTTTGATTTAAACCGAGACGAACAATTGCTTACGCTGACTCATGGCAATGAAGCCCATATTTGTTTAGACCTTAAGACTGGTGAATCAAAAGGAGAAGATACTCTGGCTTTTGACCATGCAGAAATTATTATTAAAGCTTTTAATAGAGTTTGTAACAAAATGTATCATGAGCCACAAGTATTAAGAGTATTAGGTGAGGACTTTACAATTACTGAAGCTAGAAAAGTTTATGCTAAATTTTTAGGTGTGGATTTTAAAATGATTGATCATTCGAACTTTAAAAAAGCAATGCTTCCCTACTTTAAGGAAATTGGTGAGAGGTCAACAGGTGTTGGTAGACCTTCTAAAATTTACAAATTAATATCAGATAAGTAA
- a CDS encoding YitT family protein, which translates to MIQKLQHKLGKRVTDTIFITIGAFLVAFGFDVFLLPNKIVSGGVNGLTIILNEVFGLAPSLVLYSVNIVLLIFCYFFLGKEILAKSILGSLLVPTFVSLLKGVSIGEIDMILAAIFGGIVVGLGIGLVYLGNGSTGGTSLIALLIQKFIPAKLGVLLGFCDGLIIISALFVFNIQTVLFALISLYLTSKMIDTVQVGPDFSKNVFIISDNQDDIKEMIINDLNFGASIVPIEGGLKSENKKMIMTVIQEERYLDLKQAVLQIDPNAFMVITSANEVVGKGFSTARS; encoded by the coding sequence ATGATACAAAAATTACAACATAAATTAGGAAAGCGTGTAACAGATACGATTTTCATTACTATAGGGGCTTTTTTAGTTGCCTTTGGTTTTGATGTGTTTTTACTACCAAATAAAATTGTATCTGGTGGCGTTAATGGTTTAACCATTATCTTAAATGAAGTCTTTGGTCTAGCACCTAGTCTAGTTCTATATTCAGTCAATATAGTGCTGCTGATTTTTTGTTATTTTTTCTTAGGTAAAGAAATATTAGCAAAAAGTATCTTGGGTAGCTTATTAGTACCAACCTTTGTTTCTTTACTTAAAGGAGTTTCTATTGGAGAAATCGACATGATTCTGGCTGCTATTTTTGGAGGAATTGTCGTTGGTTTAGGAATTGGTTTGGTTTACTTAGGAAATGGTTCTACCGGTGGAACAAGCTTAATTGCGTTATTAATTCAAAAATTCATTCCAGCTAAACTAGGTGTGTTACTTGGTTTTTGTGATGGATTAATTATTATTAGTGCCTTATTTGTTTTTAATATTCAGACCGTTCTATTTGCTTTAATCTCACTTTACTTAACAAGTAAGATGATTGATACCGTTCAAGTAGGACCTGACTTTTCTAAAAACGTCTTTATCATCTCTGATAATCAAGATGATATTAAAGAGATGATTATTAACGACTTAAACTTTGGTGCTTCTATTGTTCCGATTGAAGGTGGCTTAAAATCAGAAAATAAAAAAATGATTATGACCGTCATTCAAGAAGAACGATATTTGGATTTAAAACAAGCTGTATTACAAATTGACCCAAATGCTTTTATGGTCATCACAAGTGCCAATGAAGTGGTTGGAAAAGGATTTTCTACAGCTAGATCATAA
- the deoC gene encoding deoxyribose-phosphate aldolase has protein sequence MNFAKYVDHTILKPEATKKQIKLLCEEAAKFNFASVCVNPYWVSYSAELLKDSDAKVCTVIGFPLGANTTATKVFETINAIENGADEIDMVINIGALKDKDYDTVEKDIAAVVEAAHPEAIVKVIIESCLLTDKEIVKACELSVAAKADFVKTSTGFSTGGATPEAVKLMKETVGDNALVKASGGVRSKEDAEIMIKNGADRLGTSSGIVLAQD, from the coding sequence ATGAATTTTGCAAAATATGTAGATCATACTATTTTAAAACCAGAAGCAACAAAAAAACAAATCAAACTTTTATGTGAAGAGGCAGCTAAGTTCAACTTCGCTTCAGTCTGTGTCAATCCTTATTGGGTATCTTATTCAGCAGAATTATTAAAAGATTCTGATGCTAAAGTTTGTACAGTTATTGGTTTCCCCTTAGGTGCAAATACAACAGCAACTAAAGTGTTTGAAACAATTAATGCCATTGAAAACGGTGCTGATGAAATTGATATGGTGATTAACATCGGCGCATTAAAAGATAAAGATTATGATACTGTTGAAAAAGATATTGCTGCAGTTGTTGAAGCAGCTCATCCAGAAGCAATCGTTAAAGTAATCATCGAGTCTTGTCTATTAACAGACAAGGAAATTGTCAAAGCTTGTGAGTTATCAGTTGCTGCTAAAGCTGATTTTGTTAAAACATCAACTGGATTTTCTACTGGTGGTGCTACTCCAGAAGCTGTAAAATTAATGAAAGAAACTGTTGGTGATAACGCACTAGTTAAAGCCTCAGGTGGTGTACGTTCTAAGGAAGATGCTGAAATCATGATTAAAAATGGTGCAGATCGTTTAGGAACAAGCTCAGGAATCGTTTTAGCCCAAGACTAA
- a CDS encoding methionine ABC transporter ATP-binding protein: MHHIELVDVSKTYQTKKQTIEAVKNVNLAIDKGDIFGIIGYSGAGKSTLIRLLNDLERPTSGEVLVSGENVSILSGKELREYRKKVGMIFQHFNLLWSRTVMENVMLPLELSRFPKEKRIEKAKELIKLVGLEGRENAYPSELSGGQKQRVGIARALTNDPEILLCDEATSALDPQTTEEVLDLLLDINKKLNLTIVLITHEMNVIRKICNKVVVMEHGVVIETGDVLSVFKQPKHAVTARFVKQDVNEDTDEQEDAIEYLLSQSPEGMIVRLTFEGKKSTEAIISSAIKNYDMDINVLQASIKQVNQGSFGTMLVQMTGQESTVSESLVYFEKNGVGIEVLQYG; this comes from the coding sequence ATGCATCATATTGAATTAGTTGATGTGAGTAAAACATATCAAACAAAAAAACAAACGATAGAAGCTGTTAAAAATGTAAATTTAGCTATTGATAAAGGTGATATTTTTGGCATTATAGGTTATTCAGGAGCAGGAAAAAGCACGTTAATTCGCCTATTAAACGATTTAGAGAGACCAACAAGTGGAGAGGTCTTAGTCTCAGGAGAAAACGTGAGTATCCTAAGTGGTAAGGAGCTAAGAGAATATCGTAAAAAAGTCGGAATGATTTTTCAGCACTTTAATCTGTTATGGTCTAGAACTGTTATGGAAAATGTCATGTTACCTCTTGAATTGAGTCGTTTTCCAAAAGAAAAACGAATAGAAAAAGCCAAAGAACTAATTAAATTAGTAGGTCTTGAAGGACGTGAGAATGCTTATCCTAGTGAATTATCAGGAGGACAAAAACAACGTGTGGGAATCGCTCGTGCTTTGACTAATGATCCAGAAATATTATTGTGTGATGAGGCCACTAGTGCCCTTGACCCACAAACGACAGAGGAAGTTCTGGACTTACTTCTTGATATTAATAAAAAACTAAACTTAACGATTGTTTTAATCACCCATGAGATGAATGTGATTAGAAAAATTTGTAATAAAGTGGTTGTGATGGAGCACGGGGTAGTCATTGAAACAGGAGACGTATTATCTGTCTTTAAACAACCAAAACATGCTGTAACTGCTAGGTTTGTGAAACAAGATGTTAATGAGGATACTGATGAACAAGAAGATGCGATTGAATATTTATTATCACAATCACCAGAAGGAATGATAGTACGACTAACTTTTGAAGGTAAAAAAAGTACAGAAGCGATCATTTCATCAGCTATTAAAAATTATGATATGGATATAAACGTTCTACAAGCAAGTATTAAACAAGTTAATCAAGGCTCATTTGGAACAATGCTCGTTCAAATGACAGGACAAGAATCAACCGTTTCAGAAAGTCTAGTTTACTTTGAGAAAAACGGTGTAGGAATCGAGGTATTACAATATGGATAA
- a CDS encoding methionine ABC transporter permease: MDKSFKETYFDFSSIKSDIFVKATKETLYMTLWATFFVIIIGLIIGLMLYYFGKSNKPVFKVLYGIVSVISNTFRSIPFIILIILLFPITKAIIGTMLGATAAIPALVISAAPFYARLVEIAFREVDHGVLEASEAMGATQTQIIFKVLIPESLPALISGVTVTTITMIGFTAMAGVIGAGGLGAVAYQAGFLGNNYTVIMVATILLLIIVFIVQWLGDLLVKVTDKR, encoded by the coding sequence ATGGATAAAAGTTTTAAAGAAACTTATTTTGATTTTAGTTCAATCAAGTCAGATATTTTTGTTAAAGCGACTAAAGAGACCCTTTATATGACGCTTTGGGCGACATTTTTTGTAATTATCATTGGTTTAATTATTGGGTTGATGCTGTATTATTTTGGGAAAAGTAACAAACCAGTATTTAAAGTACTATATGGTATCGTTTCAGTTATCAGTAATACATTTCGCTCGATACCCTTTATTATTTTAATTATTTTATTATTCCCAATCACAAAAGCAATTATTGGAACGATGTTAGGGGCAACAGCAGCTATACCCGCTCTAGTAATCTCAGCAGCACCTTTTTATGCAAGGTTAGTAGAGATTGCTTTTAGAGAAGTGGATCACGGAGTACTTGAGGCTAGTGAAGCCATGGGAGCAACACAGACTCAAATTATTTTTAAAGTCTTAATTCCAGAGAGTTTACCAGCTTTAATATCTGGTGTAACAGTGACGACGATTACGATGATTGGCTTTACTGCAATGGCAGGTGTGATTGGAGCAGGTGGACTTGGTGCTGTAGCTTATCAAGCTGGTTTTTTAGGAAATAACTATACAGTAATTATGGTAGCTACTATTTTACTGCTAATCATTGTCTTTATTGTCCAGTGGTTAGGAGACTTATTAGTAAAAGTAACAGATAAAAGATAA
- a CDS encoding metal-sensitive transcriptional regulator produces MDETKRNVSNRLKRSEGQIRGVLKMLDEDKSCRDVVTQLSAIRSSIDRAIGVIVAENLIECIGNEDINEHDREEKVKEAIELVIKK; encoded by the coding sequence ATGGATGAGACAAAACGTAATGTCAGTAACCGACTTAAACGCTCTGAAGGTCAAATTAGAGGTGTTTTAAAAATGTTAGATGAGGATAAAAGTTGCCGGGATGTAGTGACACAACTCTCAGCAATTAGATCTAGTATTGATAGAGCGATTGGTGTGATCGTGGCAGAAAATTTAATTGAATGCATTGGTAATGAAGATATAAATGAGCACGATCGGGAAGAGAAAGTTAAAGAAGCAATTGAGTTAGTGATAAAAAAATAA